One window of Streptomyces sp. FIT100 genomic DNA carries:
- a CDS encoding MerR family transcriptional regulator, whose translation MRSSGDGTAGGPLGVSPGRGASYPLHIGSVEPSADSPTETVGYRGPTACAAAGITYRQLDYWARTGLVEPSVRPAYGSGTQRLYSFRDVVVLKIVKRFLDTGVGLQNIRTTVQHLRARGFADLERMTLMSDGATVYECSSPDEVVDLLQGGQGIFGIAVGVVWRDVEAALSQLHGERIDTGETLIGHNPADELARRRRDRAV comes from the coding sequence GTGAGAAGCAGCGGCGACGGTACGGCAGGGGGCCCCCTCGGAGTGAGTCCGGGGCGGGGCGCGTCGTATCCGCTTCACATCGGTTCGGTCGAACCCTCGGCCGACTCACCGACCGAGACGGTCGGCTACCGCGGCCCGACCGCGTGTGCCGCGGCAGGCATCACCTACCGGCAGCTCGACTACTGGGCACGCACCGGGCTCGTCGAGCCGAGCGTGCGTCCGGCGTACGGATCGGGCACCCAGCGGCTCTACAGCTTCCGCGACGTCGTCGTCCTGAAGATCGTGAAGCGCTTCCTCGACACGGGCGTCGGGCTGCAGAACATCCGGACCACGGTGCAGCACCTGCGGGCCCGCGGATTCGCGGACCTCGAGCGGATGACGCTGATGAGCGACGGCGCGACCGTCTACGAGTGCTCGTCGCCCGACGAGGTCGTGGACCTCCTCCAGGGCGGTCAGGGGATCTTCGGCATCGCCGTCGGCGTCGTCTGGCGCGACGTCGAGGCGGCACTGTCCCAGCTGCACGGCGAGCGCATCGACACGGGCGAGACGCTCATCGGGCACAATCCCGCCGACGAGCTGGCCCGACGGCGCCGCGACCGGGCCGTCTGA
- a CDS encoding bifunctional nuclease family protein, producing MNELDVVGVRVEMPSNQPIVLLREVGGDRYLPIWIGPGEATAIAFAQQGMAPARPLTHDLFKDVLEAVGQELTEVRITDLREGVFYAELVFASGVEVSARPSDAIALALRTGTPIYGSDGVLDDAGIAIPDEQEDEVEKFREFLDQISPEDFGSSSQ from the coding sequence GTGAACGAGCTCGACGTTGTGGGTGTCCGGGTGGAAATGCCCTCCAACCAGCCGATCGTGCTCCTGCGCGAAGTGGGAGGCGACCGGTACCTCCCCATCTGGATCGGCCCGGGGGAGGCGACCGCGATCGCCTTCGCACAGCAGGGAATGGCCCCCGCCAGGCCGCTGACCCACGATCTCTTCAAGGACGTCCTGGAGGCCGTCGGGCAGGAGCTCACGGAGGTGCGGATCACCGACCTGCGGGAAGGCGTGTTCTACGCGGAGCTGGTCTTCGCCAGCGGAGTCGAGGTCAGCGCCCGTCCTTCCGACGCCATAGCCCTCGCACTGCGCACCGGCACGCCGATCTACGGCAGCGACGGGGTCCTGGACGACGCGGGCATCGCGATCCCGGACGAGCAGGAGGACGAGGTGGAGAAGTTCCGCGAGTTCCTCGACCAGATCTCGCCCGAGGACTTCGGCTCCAGCAGCCAGTGA
- a CDS encoding MerR family transcriptional regulator: protein MLRTPSGGAGHGTAGGNRLVSIGSVLTQLRDEFPEVTISKIRFLEAEGLVEPRRTPSGYRKFSPEDVERLAQVLRMQRDHYLPLKVIREHLDALARGEQLAAPAQGAPRDPYDPGSEPDPDRPTAARVGRSELLAAAEVTEEELVEWESYGLITPAAEGGYDAESVTVAKLVADMGRFGLEPRHLRAMKAAADREAGLVEQVVAPLRRHRNPQTRAHAEATTKELADLSVRLHAALVQTALGVRLP, encoded by the coding sequence ATGCTGCGAACACCCTCGGGCGGTGCCGGTCACGGCACCGCCGGTGGCAACCGGCTGGTCAGCATCGGCTCGGTGCTGACCCAGCTGCGCGACGAGTTTCCCGAGGTCACCATCTCCAAGATCCGTTTCCTGGAGGCCGAGGGACTGGTCGAGCCGAGGCGCACCCCGTCCGGCTACCGCAAGTTCAGTCCGGAGGACGTCGAGCGGCTGGCCCAGGTGCTACGCATGCAGCGTGATCACTACCTTCCGCTCAAGGTCATCCGGGAGCACCTCGACGCCCTCGCCCGCGGTGAGCAGCTCGCCGCACCGGCGCAGGGCGCGCCCCGGGACCCGTACGACCCAGGGAGCGAGCCGGATCCCGACCGCCCGACCGCGGCCCGGGTCGGCCGGTCCGAGCTGCTCGCCGCCGCCGAGGTGACCGAGGAGGAGCTGGTGGAGTGGGAGTCCTACGGACTCATCACTCCCGCGGCCGAGGGCGGTTACGACGCCGAGTCCGTGACCGTGGCCAAACTGGTCGCCGACATGGGCCGATTCGGTCTGGAACCCCGGCATCTGCGCGCCATGAAGGCCGCCGCCGACCGCGAAGCCGGATTGGTCGAACAAGTGGTCGCACCGCTGCGCCGGCACCGCAATCCGCAGACCAGAGCCCATGCCGAGGCGACCACCAAGGAACTGGCCGACCTTTCCGTCCGCCTCCACGCCGCCCTGGTCCAGACCGCCCTCGGCGTCCGTTTGCCGTGA
- a CDS encoding FHA domain-containing protein has translation MSGGYGRCEDVRVGRCVQSGFLPHGRVSFGQGESPVKLFGKLFGKSAREESGTARHRAPRHGQEAEQSGERPLFRDEVAGSDGDIPGGQGASAVDPAGPGRIGFGEPPTSSTGGGFASDPYASQAPAGQPRQEDSSMPVCTRCGHRNAEASRFCSNCGAPLRPGVPAERAAETTSTISISGIEAYESETTGQTPVPSLSPEAQAAVDALPLGSALLVVRRGPNSGSRFLLDGELTTAGRHPQSDIFLDDVTVSRRHVEFRRSPDGRFTVTDVGSLNGTYVNREPIDSAVLSNGDEVQIGKYRLVFYSSQRGV, from the coding sequence CTGTCCGGAGGTTACGGACGTTGTGAGGATGTCCGGGTCGGCAGGTGTGTTCAGTCAGGGTTCCTGCCCCACGGGCGGGTCAGTTTCGGTCAAGGGGAATCGCCCGTGAAGTTGTTTGGGAAGTTGTTCGGCAAGAGCGCACGCGAGGAGAGCGGCACCGCCCGCCATCGCGCACCGCGCCATGGCCAGGAGGCGGAGCAGAGCGGCGAGCGCCCGCTCTTCAGGGATGAGGTCGCCGGTTCCGATGGTGACATTCCCGGCGGTCAGGGCGCGTCTGCTGTTGACCCTGCCGGTCCCGGCCGCATAGGTTTCGGGGAACCGCCAACCTCAAGTACGGGTGGAGGGTTTGCCTCCGACCCGTATGCGTCCCAGGCCCCCGCGGGGCAGCCGCGGCAGGAGGATTCGTCCATGCCGGTTTGTACGCGATGCGGGCACCGCAACGCCGAAGCCAGCCGCTTCTGCTCCAACTGCGGCGCACCGCTGCGGCCCGGGGTGCCGGCGGAGCGTGCTGCGGAGACGACCTCGACGATCTCCATCTCCGGGATCGAGGCATACGAGTCGGAGACCACGGGCCAGACGCCCGTGCCGTCGCTCTCGCCCGAGGCCCAGGCCGCGGTCGACGCCCTGCCGCTCGGCTCCGCGCTGCTCGTCGTGCGCCGCGGCCCGAACTCGGGCAGCCGCTTCCTGCTGGACGGCGAGCTGACCACGGCCGGACGTCACCCGCAGAGCGACATCTTCCTCGACGACGTCACCGTGTCACGCCGCCACGTGGAGTTCCGCCGGTCGCCCGACGGCCGCTTCACCGTCACGGACGTCGGCAGCCTCAACGGCACGTACGTCAACCGTGAGCCGATCGACTCGGCCGTGCTGTCGAACGGTGACGAGGTCCAGATCGGCAAGTACCGGCTGGTCTTCTACTCGAGCCAGCGGGGCGTGTGA
- a CDS encoding DUF881 domain-containing protein: MRDDEQTPETPQTLAAPRTPGEPRTLGEPRTPAEPQAPGEPRASAEPPASADPRTSAETAVDQVDQVEQVQDTLTGRQRLTAALWPPRVTRAQLIVALLLFVLGLGLAIQVRSTSDNSALRGARQEDLVRILDELDDRTKRLEDEKQRLENQRTELETSSDQAEEARKQTQEKERQLGILAGTVAAEGPGITLTIEDAAGAVESDMLLDAIQELRAAGAEAIQINGVRVVADTYLSGDAGDIEVDGKGISAPYGFKVIGKSQDLETALNIPGGVVQTLEKEQATATVTRSEKIVVDALRPAQRPDYARSSSQ; the protein is encoded by the coding sequence ATGCGCGACGACGAGCAGACCCCCGAGACGCCGCAGACCCTGGCCGCGCCGCGGACACCTGGCGAACCCCGGACGCTTGGCGAACCCCGGACACCTGCCGAGCCCCAGGCACCGGGGGAGCCCCGGGCATCGGCGGAACCACCGGCATCCGCGGATCCCCGCACGTCCGCGGAAACCGCGGTGGATCAGGTGGATCAGGTGGAGCAGGTCCAGGACACGCTCACCGGCCGGCAGCGCCTGACCGCCGCGCTCTGGCCGCCCAGGGTCACCCGCGCCCAACTCATCGTCGCCCTCCTGCTGTTCGTCCTCGGCCTCGGCCTGGCCATCCAGGTCCGGTCCACCAGCGACAACAGCGCACTGCGCGGAGCGCGCCAGGAGGATCTGGTGCGCATCCTCGATGAACTCGATGACCGCACCAAGCGTCTGGAAGATGAGAAGCAGCGCCTGGAGAACCAGCGCACCGAGCTGGAGACCAGCTCGGACCAGGCGGAGGAGGCGCGCAAGCAGACGCAGGAAAAGGAGCGGCAGCTGGGGATCCTCGCCGGTACGGTGGCGGCCGAGGGGCCGGGCATCACACTGACCATCGAGGACGCGGCCGGAGCGGTCGAGTCGGACATGCTGCTCGACGCGATCCAGGAGCTGCGTGCCGCGGGCGCCGAGGCCATCCAGATCAACGGCGTCCGGGTCGTCGCCGACACCTACCTCTCCGGAGACGCCGGCGACATCGAGGTCGACGGCAAGGGGATCAGCGCACCGTACGGCTTCAAGGTCATCGGCAAGTCCCAGGACCTGGAGACTGCGCTGAACATCCCCGGAGGTGTCGTGCAGACGCTGGAGAAGGAGCAGGCCACGGCCACCGTGACACGCTCCGAGAAGATCGTCGTGGATGCCTTGCGACCGGCGCAACGGCCTGACTACGCTCGGTCGTCCTCCCAGTGA
- a CDS encoding small basic family protein — MIAVLGLVVGVVAGLLLRPEVPAVVEPYLPIAVVAALDAVFGGLRAMLDGIFVDKVFVVSFLSNVVVAALIVFLGDKLGVGAQLSTGVVVVLGIRIFSNAAAIRRHVFRA; from the coding sequence GTGATCGCCGTACTGGGCCTCGTCGTGGGAGTCGTGGCGGGGCTGTTGCTCCGCCCCGAAGTGCCGGCGGTGGTCGAGCCCTACCTGCCGATCGCCGTTGTCGCGGCCCTGGACGCGGTCTTCGGCGGGCTGCGGGCCATGCTCGACGGGATCTTCGTCGACAAGGTCTTCGTCGTCTCCTTCCTGTCGAACGTCGTGGTCGCCGCGCTGATCGTGTTCCTCGGGGACAAGCTCGGCGTCGGCGCGCAGCTGTCCACGGGTGTCGTGGTGGTGCTCGGCATCCGGATCTTCTCCAACGCCGCCGCCATCCGCCGGCACGTGTTCCGGGCGTGA
- a CDS encoding DUF881 domain-containing protein, producing the protein MPQPPPVRSTPTPPPRPDASMSLLTNVMDHSLDDGYAEAAARRDAEGGGLPRTVRAKLGLAAGLVLAALVVTLGAAQARISAPVVAKEREELIDRIDAETEAADRLEAEVDGLRDEVGERQRKALQQHGGDQGELVALLSGGTEVHGPGIKLVVDDASDAGSGGGGPRESSGFSDTGRVRDRDMQRVVNGLWQSGAEAVSINGQRLTALSAIRAAGDAILVDNRPLVPPYTVLAVGDGNKLSTAFQDSADGQYLHALQENFGIRTSISAQDEVRLPAAPSLIVRTAEPRAADAATGSGQATEETGKGTS; encoded by the coding sequence ATGCCGCAGCCGCCCCCCGTTCGGAGCACCCCCACACCCCCGCCACGCCCCGATGCTTCCATGTCGTTGCTGACCAACGTCATGGACCACAGCCTCGACGACGGATACGCGGAGGCGGCGGCGCGCAGGGATGCCGAGGGCGGCGGGCTGCCGAGGACGGTGCGGGCCAAACTGGGGCTCGCGGCCGGGCTGGTCCTGGCCGCCCTGGTGGTGACGCTGGGGGCGGCGCAGGCGCGGATATCGGCACCCGTGGTGGCGAAGGAGCGCGAGGAGCTCATCGACCGTATCGACGCCGAGACCGAGGCGGCCGACCGGCTCGAGGCCGAGGTCGACGGGTTGCGCGACGAGGTGGGGGAGCGGCAGCGCAAGGCGCTGCAGCAGCACGGCGGCGACCAGGGCGAGCTGGTCGCGCTGCTCTCGGGCGGCACGGAGGTGCACGGCCCCGGGATCAAGCTCGTCGTCGACGACGCGTCCGACGCCGGCTCGGGCGGTGGCGGACCTCGGGAGAGCAGCGGCTTCTCCGACACGGGCCGGGTACGCGACCGGGACATGCAGCGGGTCGTCAACGGGCTGTGGCAGTCGGGTGCGGAGGCCGTCTCGATCAACGGGCAGCGGCTGACCGCCCTGTCCGCCATCCGGGCGGCCGGCGACGCCATACTGGTCGACAACAGGCCGCTGGTGCCGCCGTACACGGTGCTGGCGGTGGGGGACGGGAACAAGCTGAGCACCGCCTTCCAGGACAGCGCCGACGGGCAGTACTTGCACGCGCTGCAGGAGAACTTCGGCATTCGCACCAGCATTTCCGCGCAGGACGAGGTGCGTCTGCCTGCCGCGCCGAGCCTGATCGTACGTACCGCAGAGCCGAGGGCCGCCGATGCCGCAACGGGCAGCGGACAGGCCACGGAAGAGACAGGGAAGGGCACATCGTGA
- a CDS encoding mannose-1-phosphate guanyltransferase, translating into MKAVVMAGGEGTRLRPMTSSMPKPLLPVANRPIMEHVLRLLKRHGLNETVVTVQFLASLVKNYFGDGEELGMELTYANEEKPLGTAGSVKNAEEALKDDAFLVISGDALTDFDLTDLIAFHKEKGALVTVCLTRVPNPLEFGITIVDEQGKVERFLEKPTWGQVFSDTVNTGIYVMEPEVFDYVEADVPVDWSGDVFPQLMKEGKPIYGYIAEGYWEDVGTHESYVKAQADVLEGKVDVELDGFEISPGVWVAEGAEVHPDAVLRGPLYIGDYAKVEADVEIREHTVVGSNVVVKSGAFLHRAVIHDNVYIGQHSNLRGCVIGKNTDIMRAARIEDGAVIGDECLIGEESIVQGNVRVYPFKTIEAGAFVNTSVIWESRGQAHLFGTRGVSGILNVEITPELAVRLAGAYATTLKKGATVTTARDHSRGARALKRAVISALQASAIDVRDLENVPLPVARQQTARGSAGGIMIRTSPGVPDSVDIMFFDERGADLSQARQRKLDRVYSRQEYRRAFPGEIGDLSFPPAVFDSYTGSLLRHVDTTGVAEAGLKVVVDASNGSAGLVLPSLLGRLGVDALTINPGLDEARPTETADTRRSGLVRLGEIVASARAAFGVRFDPVGERLSLVDERGRIIEDDRALLVLLDLVAAERRSGRVALPVTTTRIAEQVAAYHGTQVEWTTTSPDDLTRVGREDSTIFGGDGRGGFIIPEFSSVFDGTAAFVRLIGLVARTQLTLSQIDARIPRAHVLRRDMATPWAVKGLVMRRVVEEAGDRSVDTTDGVRVVEADGRWVMVLPDPAEAVTHLWAEGPDDASAQALLDEWSGVVDSAGQ; encoded by the coding sequence ATGAAGGCCGTCGTGATGGCTGGTGGCGAAGGTACCCGACTTCGCCCCATGACCTCGAGCATGCCCAAGCCACTCCTGCCGGTGGCCAATAGGCCGATCATGGAGCATGTGCTGCGCTTGCTGAAGCGGCATGGGCTCAATGAGACCGTCGTAACCGTTCAGTTTCTCGCGTCCCTGGTCAAAAACTACTTCGGTGACGGCGAAGAACTGGGGATGGAGCTCACATATGCCAACGAGGAGAAGCCACTCGGCACCGCGGGGAGCGTGAAGAACGCCGAGGAGGCGCTCAAGGACGATGCGTTCCTCGTCATCTCCGGCGATGCGCTCACCGATTTCGACCTCACCGACCTCATCGCCTTCCATAAGGAGAAGGGCGCCCTCGTCACGGTGTGCCTGACCCGGGTGCCGAATCCACTGGAATTCGGCATCACGATCGTGGACGAACAAGGGAAGGTCGAGCGGTTCCTCGAGAAGCCGACCTGGGGACAGGTCTTCTCGGACACGGTGAACACCGGTATCTACGTCATGGAGCCGGAGGTCTTCGACTACGTCGAGGCGGACGTGCCCGTGGACTGGTCCGGTGATGTGTTCCCGCAGCTCATGAAGGAAGGCAAGCCGATCTACGGCTACATTGCCGAGGGCTACTGGGAGGACGTGGGCACCCACGAAAGCTATGTGAAGGCGCAGGCCGACGTACTCGAAGGCAAGGTCGACGTCGAACTCGACGGCTTCGAGATCTCGCCCGGCGTATGGGTCGCCGAAGGGGCCGAGGTGCATCCCGACGCGGTACTCCGCGGGCCTCTCTACATCGGTGACTACGCCAAGGTCGAGGCCGATGTGGAAATCCGCGAACACACCGTCGTCGGCTCCAACGTGGTCGTCAAGAGCGGCGCGTTCCTGCACCGGGCCGTCATTCACGACAACGTCTACATCGGACAGCACAGCAATCTCCGCGGCTGTGTGATCGGCAAGAACACCGACATCATGCGGGCCGCGCGCATCGAGGACGGCGCCGTCATCGGCGACGAATGCCTGATCGGCGAGGAATCGATCGTCCAGGGCAATGTGCGGGTCTACCCGTTCAAGACCATCGAGGCCGGCGCCTTCGTCAACACCTCGGTCATCTGGGAGTCGCGCGGCCAGGCGCATCTCTTCGGAACCCGGGGCGTGTCCGGGATCCTCAACGTGGAGATCACGCCTGAGCTCGCCGTGCGCCTCGCGGGGGCGTATGCGACGACGCTCAAGAAGGGCGCCACCGTCACCACGGCACGCGACCACTCCCGCGGTGCCCGGGCGCTCAAGCGGGCGGTGATCTCGGCGTTGCAGGCCAGCGCCATCGACGTACGCGACCTCGAGAACGTCCCGCTCCCCGTGGCACGCCAGCAGACCGCGCGCGGCAGCGCCGGCGGCATCATGATCCGCACCTCTCCCGGCGTGCCGGACTCCGTCGACATCATGTTCTTCGACGAGCGAGGGGCGGACCTCTCCCAGGCCAGGCAGCGCAAGCTCGACCGGGTCTACTCACGGCAGGAGTACCGCAGGGCGTTTCCCGGTGAGATCGGGGACCTGTCCTTCCCGCCCGCGGTCTTCGACTCGTACACCGGATCGCTGCTGCGGCACGTCGATACGACGGGGGTCGCCGAGGCGGGCCTCAAGGTGGTCGTCGACGCCTCGAACGGCAGCGCCGGGCTCGTTCTGCCGAGCCTGCTCGGCCGGCTCGGGGTGGACGCACTGACGATCAACCCCGGCCTCGACGAGGCCCGGCCCACCGAGACCGCCGACACCCGCAGGTCCGGACTGGTGCGCCTCGGAGAGATCGTGGCATCGGCCCGCGCCGCGTTCGGTGTGCGGTTCGACCCCGTAGGCGAACGGCTTTCGCTCGTCGACGAGCGCGGCCGGATCATCGAGGACGACCGGGCGCTGCTCGTCCTGCTCGACCTCGTCGCCGCCGAGCGGCGCAGCGGACGCGTCGCGCTGCCCGTGACGACCACACGCATCGCCGAGCAGGTCGCCGCCTACCACGGCACGCAGGTCGAGTGGACGACGACGTCGCCCGACGATCTGACCCGGGTCGGCCGGGAGGACTCCACCATCTTCGGTGGGGACGGCCGTGGCGGCTTCATCATTCCGGAGTTCAGCAGCGTTTTCGACGGCACTGCGGCGTTCGTGCGGCTGATCGGGCTCGTGGCCCGCACCCAGCTCACGCTCAGCCAGATCGACGCGCGGATCCCGAGGGCGCATGTGCTGCGCCGGGACATGGCGACACCATGGGCCGTCAAGGGCCTTGTGATGCGCCGGGTCGTCGAGGAGGCCGGGGACCGCTCCGTCGACACGACCGATGGGGTGCGTGTCGTCGAGGCCGACGGCCGCTGGGTGATGGTGCTGCCTGATCCCGCCGAGGCCGTCACCCATCTGTGGGCGGAGGGGCCGGACGACGCGTCGGCCCAGGCCCTGCTCGACGAATGGTCAGGAGTCGTCGACAGCGCAGGTCAGTGA
- a CDS encoding CDP-alcohol phosphatidyltransferase family protein: MEVQETRVQTDRVLTIPNILSMARLLGVPLFLWLILLPEFGGPKADGWALLVLALSGVSDYLDGKLARRWNQISKLGRILDPAADRLYILSTLVGLTWREILPLWLTAALLARELMLLVMVGILRRHGYPPPQVNFLGKAATFNLMYAFPLLLLSDGNGWLASLAEVFGWAFAGWGTTLYWWAGILYVVQVRRLVRADAPAD; encoded by the coding sequence GTGGAGGTCCAGGAGACTCGCGTTCAGACGGACCGGGTGCTCACCATCCCCAACATCCTCAGCATGGCCCGCCTGCTCGGTGTGCCCTTGTTCCTGTGGTTGATCCTTCTCCCTGAGTTCGGCGGTCCGAAGGCCGACGGCTGGGCTCTACTCGTGCTGGCGCTGAGCGGTGTCAGCGACTACCTCGACGGCAAGCTGGCCCGGCGCTGGAACCAGATCAGCAAACTGGGCCGGATCCTCGACCCCGCGGCCGACCGGCTTTACATCCTTTCCACCCTGGTGGGGCTCACCTGGCGTGAGATCCTGCCGCTCTGGCTCACCGCTGCGCTATTGGCCCGGGAGTTGATGCTGCTGGTGATGGTGGGAATCCTTCGCCGGCACGGCTATCCGCCACCCCAGGTGAACTTCCTGGGTAAAGCTGCAACCTTCAACTTGATGTACGCCTTCCCGCTGCTCCTGCTCAGTGACGGAAACGGGTGGCTTGCGTCACTCGCTGAAGTTTTCGGATGGGCGTTCGCCGGATGGGGTACAACTCTCTATTGGTGGGCAGGGATCCTCTACGTGGTTCAGGTCCGCCGGCTCGTCAGGGCGGATGCCCCGGCCGATTGA
- a CDS encoding PTS glucose transporter subunit IIA, producing the protein MTTVTSPLAGRVIGLAAVPDPVFSGAMVGPGTAIDPVREVSEAVSPVDGIVVSLHPHAFVVVDSEGHGVLTHLGIDTVQLNGEGFQLLINKGDTVTKGQPIVRWNPVAVEEAGKSPICPVVALEATVDSLSGVREDGDVKAGDELFGWQ; encoded by the coding sequence ATGACAACCGTGACCTCACCGCTCGCCGGGCGCGTGATCGGGCTCGCCGCAGTCCCCGATCCGGTCTTCTCCGGTGCGATGGTCGGTCCGGGCACCGCCATCGACCCGGTGCGTGAGGTGTCCGAGGCCGTCTCACCGGTGGATGGCATCGTTGTCTCCCTGCACCCTCACGCCTTTGTCGTCGTGGACTCCGAGGGACACGGTGTGCTGACCCACCTCGGCATCGACACCGTGCAGCTGAACGGCGAAGGCTTCCAGCTGCTCATCAACAAGGGTGACACCGTCACCAAGGGCCAGCCGATCGTCCGCTGGAACCCCGTCGCCGTCGAGGAAGCGGGCAAGTCCCCGATCTGCCCGGTCGTCGCGCTGGAGGCCACCGTCGACTCGTTGAGCGGTGTCCGCGAGGACGGCGACGTGAAGGCGGGCGACGAGCTGTTCGGCTGGCAGTGA